From Solanum lycopersicum chromosome 4, SLM_r2.1:
tatcatttttcttaatttctatcAAATTTACACAAAAAAGAATTGATacaattttaacaaattataatcAGACACGTGGCCCCAAAATAATGCCACGTGGAGAAAACCCAGATGCTTAATTTGAACGGCCGGCCGCCCACCCACCGCCAACGAACTGTTAACGCCCTTTAAGATGCCGTATGAGCCACGTCATCATTTTCTGCAAagcaaattattattattttattttaccaaaatatCTCAAGtagacaatgaaaaaaaaataaaaagggcaAAATATCTAATGTGCCAATTAAATGAGCTTGGAatcatgaatattttaattaaatgctaaatcaaaatatgaagtttacataggAGATATTTTAGgttgttatataaaaataaatatgaattttgaattaaaattattaaatataattaaatatatatatatcgtaaatttattttatttttggttttaattTTTAGACAGTCTGAATATATTTGGTATGGAGGATATATTTAGTGTAATCTCCACAAATGAGATTTGAAGAAGTCAGTGTGTTTATCAACTTATGAATCTTAtcctaataaattatttttgataaccTAAGTAAAATCGCaacaaaacaatttaaaaagaaaacattataaataaagaaatcaaGATACACAAATAAGATTTGAAGAAGTCAGTGTGTTTATCAACTTATGAATCTTATcgtgataaattatttttgatagcCTAAGTAAAATCACaacaaaacaatttaaaaaaaaaacattataaataaagaaatcaagataaaaatattaaacaaaactTGACAAAGTAACTAAAACCAAAACTATATAACTACCAAGAAGTGCTACGATAAtcgaaatggaaaaaaatagtaaatagtaacACAAATGGAGTACCAAGAAACTCTTTAAGGATGATATCACGATTTATCGTTGCGACAATTTTAAATAACCTATCTAActcatattatttataattttctatttcataacatatttttaataaataaaatcatatcataTCGTGTTTAATTACCTTTCCACAATACTTTTGTTACCTTAACTAATTTTTCACTCTCCATTAGTGCATCTGTACATCTCGGAACAATCTCATTATCTTACTTACTACACTTTATCCTTCATCacaattatttctattttatcagaaatattattatttttaatcttatctcttttaatatatctataaattattttcaatattctcATTTTCGTAATTTTATTATCAAAGTAATAACATAAGATGAGTCACATTAAAGAATCATCTAAGGTGGACTGTTGAAAACAGACATACATTTCTCTTCTAACTAATTTGACTGCAGCcactaaatattgaaaagagACATACATTTTTCTTCTAACTTATTATGACTAAAAAGTTtcataagaatatatatttataatttgggtaaaaaaacaaacataaatatacaatttaaacacataaattatccctatataaatttcttcatgataaatttattttaatcttattatatttttatacgagatttttatgtttactcatatatgaaaaataattcactataaatcattaattttttaaattgatcgTCAAGcatccatatttttttttttaaaaaaaaagtaatatttcctttttttttttacgtgggaaatttagaaattttcaaaaacattaagGGCATTTTCGGCAATACAATCTGATATAGATCTCGGCATAGATACGGTTCACCAAAAGGAGCCATCTTGcattattaatttcaaaaacCACAATTTCCCTTTCACATTATTAAATACACACCTTtgtccaaatttttttaaaaaaattatatttattgttattaaaatataaataggacaaatacattaaaacaaagagtacataataatattaataatttaaacaatAACCAATATGGTTTGTGGTGCACTACTAGAACTGCTTCACCCTTAATCAGAAGTTTCAGATTTTAGCCATGGATATGAAGAAAATCTTGTTAGGAGCGCCACTCCAAATGAATCctacataatataatttaaattttgtcgAAGCTCTAATATGGACTCCGAACATTTATCGTAAaactaaacaaagaaaaagaataatttatttttcattagaaaaatctagaaaaaataGAGACTCGTGAACAAACTATTAACCAACCATGTCATTTTCACCAATCTTTTTCTACTTATAAATACGATCCCCATACCTTATGAATGTCCCAactaaacacacaaaaaaacacaaattttcTGTTCAAAATTactagtttttttaattatatatttctgtTATTATCAGAAATGGAGCAGAAACAAGGcaaaatcatcaataattataacaatttggAAGATGGAGTTGTTATAATTCATAGCCAAGTTCGAAAAATAAGAcaagaaatggagaaaattagGTATCCAGCTCTACAACAACCGGAGTTCACCGGAAAACAGCAGCAGCAACGATCCAGATCGCCGCTTGGATTAGCTCATAGGCCTATTTCTGTTGGAAGTTAATTCTACTTTTAATTTCCACTAAATCGAAGGTCGTGATGAGATAGATTACGATTCATCCACCTTTAATCAGAAGTTTCGAATCTCGAGAATTCAATAGTTTTTTTCTTCTGCTTTAGATTTGTATATATACAGAGATGCAGATCCCCTGTTTCTCTGTTTTCAGATTTTGCAGTAATAGATTATGTTTCGTAATTTAATTGGTGTGTTTCTATGACTCGATTAATCTGAATTTATAtctaaaagttttattttagaTCTAAAGAAaggtttttgttattatttagaTTTGATTAATCTAAATTCATATAAATAGTAATGACTAAAATTTGAAAGTCATTTATGACTGCTTGTTTCTTTGCTGGCTTTGTGTacatatttttgtcaaaaaacatgaaatagtcaataattatttcttttttaaactatgtatattgttgaaaataaaagaaaataaattattatctacattaaaattaatgtaatttgttggtataaaatttctcaaaatgtatataagaaactcttttcaatttttatattccAATTGTTATAAAGTATTGATGCCTCTAAAATGATTTcgatatattttctttttttgtaggCAAAATAATGTCGGCTTGTAACAAGAAATTATTAGGATAccgttttaaattaattagagtTAATTTGGAAAAATGTCAAGGATGATTGTAGTTTTATGTGATCTAATGATTAAGATGTTTTCGTTGTTTAACTTTGAAGATGAgtgtcttgaaaaatattttgattttggtcGAATTTGTTGTTGCGATActaaattttcatgaaaatctATTACTCCtttaactatttaatagtgtttttttatccttgaactatttaatagtgtattttaaagatatatatatgtgcCCACGTGgacacattattatttataaattcatgtgtgcaaatatatatttttaaaa
This genomic window contains:
- the LOC104646728 gene encoding uncharacterized protein; the encoded protein is MSQLNTQKNTNFLFKITSFFNYIFLLLSEMEQKQGKIINNYNNLEDGVVIIHSQVRKIRQEMEKIRYPALQQPEFTGKQQQQRSRSPLGLAHRPISVGS